A single window of Scylla paramamosain isolate STU-SP2022 chromosome 27, ASM3559412v1, whole genome shotgun sequence DNA harbors:
- the LOC135114039 gene encoding zinc finger protein 264-like codes for MDHFLSGLDHGNNPWYGARATVASHEFAIGNSSFQLIPIPGNTTSHTTTNHSVYTSTSQANSQSAFRPPIESPKVKSEKEDDDRSDTPSPSVALTPLSTNMAHNSHKAKAAGTGRWDTKKVCNICGKVLSRGDKLKNHIRTHTNNFPFHCDTCGQGFLRSEGLRVHTRIHTGERPYVCIVCSKGYTRKDKLTRHAVVHTGERPFVCQHCGKSFTRKDKLQRHEMIHKVDKPFTCVPCNLEFVRQETFNAHMERKHPERLPYTVVQQPRSGSPSYHPQGINLSGLSDTKSNNGSNTSSNTKVSVAGNNKLGTTLASTSSASSILSGTSLSGSGNALAAGHSILSGTSLLSGTSLFSGTTLSTGIPQPGNSGAHVV; via the exons ATGGATCATTTTTTGAGTGGCCTTGATCACGGAAATAACCCGTGGTATGGAGCGCGTGCAACCGTAGCCTCGCACGAGTTTGCCATTGGTAACA GCTCTTTTCAGTTAATCCCAATCCCTGGAAATACCACTAGCCATACAACTACTAACCACAGTGTGTATACAAGTACAAGTCAAGCAAACTCACAGTCAGCTTTTCGGCCCCCTATTGAGTCTCCGAAAGTCAAGTCtgaaaaagaggatgatgacAGAAGTGACACACCCTCCCCATCAGTAGCACTAACACCACTCTCCACCAACATGGCCCATAACAGCCATAAAGCTAAGGCTG CTGGAACTGGACGTTGGGATACTAAGAAAGTCTGTAACATTTGTGGGAAAGTTCTCTCTCGAGGTGACAAGCTGAAGAATCACATTCGCACCCACACGAACAACTTTCCCTTCCATTGTGACACTTGTGGCCAGGGATTCCTCCGCTCCGAGGGACTGCGTGTCCACACTCGGATCCACACAGGAGAGCGCCCTTATGTTTGTATTGTGTGCAGTAAGGGTTACACTAGAAAGGACAAACTTACTAGGCATGCTGTTGTCCACACTGGGGAAAGACCTTTTGTGTGTCAGCACTGTGGAAAGTCTTTTACTAGGAAGGACAAGCTGCAACGTCACGAGATGATTCACAAAGTGGACAAGCCCTTTACATGTGTGCCATGCAACTTGGAGTTTGTACGTCAGGAAACATTCAATGCacatatggaaagaaaacaccCCGAACGCCTCCCTTACACTGTAGTTCAGCAGCCTCGTTCAGGCAGCCCATCCTATCATCCGCAGGGCATCAATCTCTCAGGTTTGTCGGATACTAAAAGTAACAATGGCAGTAACACCAGCAGCAATACCAAAGTGTCTGTTGCAGGCAACAATAAGCTTGGAACCACATTAGCTTCAACAAGCAGTGCATCATCTATCCTGAGTGGAACTTCGCTCAGTGGTAGTGGCAATGCTTTGGCAGCTGGGCATTCAATTCTGAGTGGTACTTCCCTCCTCAGTGGCACTTCTCTCTTCAGTGGCACAACATTATCAACTGGAATCCCACAACCTGGTAATAGTGGAGCTCATGTTGTATGA